One genomic segment of Aquipluma nitroreducens includes these proteins:
- a CDS encoding adenylyltransferase/cytidyltransferase family protein, translated as MSDKKVLVSGCYDLLHAGHVAFFKTASQYGKLYVSVGQDENLFRLKGKKPYFSQEERVYMVGAVKYVTEAFVSTGMGMLDFEEDMKRLKPDLFIVNTDGFTEGKARICKENNVELVVLERIPEEGLPARSSSSSKKELQFPYRVCLAGGWMDQPWVSKVHPGSVVVAQIWPTIEFNDRSGMATSSRKIAHEIWGGKIPEGDQVRNAQLLFGAENPPGSQYISGSQDQLGILVPGISRLDYDGEYWPANIENTFDKETCEWLSNVLHLIPMSPRPNGYDPLVDQNLKPEYVKELGDAGLKCYEAILSKNVNLLGESMTETFYAWKKILPNTVPEWVLDEMESKYIGKYPGAITSGCGGGYAVVASEEAIEGALKIKVRF; from the coding sequence ACGATCTGCTGCATGCCGGACACGTTGCCTTTTTTAAAACGGCATCGCAATACGGTAAACTTTATGTCAGTGTTGGCCAAGACGAAAACTTATTCAGGTTGAAAGGTAAAAAGCCTTATTTTTCGCAGGAAGAGCGGGTTTACATGGTTGGTGCAGTAAAATATGTAACCGAAGCATTTGTTTCAACAGGAATGGGAATGCTCGATTTTGAGGAAGACATGAAACGCCTGAAACCTGACCTGTTTATTGTGAATACTGACGGCTTTACCGAAGGAAAAGCACGGATATGCAAGGAGAATAATGTTGAATTAGTTGTTTTGGAGCGTATTCCTGAAGAAGGATTGCCTGCACGTTCAAGTTCAAGTTCTAAAAAAGAGCTTCAATTTCCTTACCGAGTTTGTCTTGCCGGAGGTTGGATGGATCAACCTTGGGTTTCCAAAGTTCATCCCGGTTCGGTAGTTGTTGCCCAAATCTGGCCAACCATCGAGTTCAACGATCGCTCCGGAATGGCCACCAGCTCACGTAAAATTGCCCATGAAATTTGGGGCGGGAAAATTCCTGAAGGTGATCAGGTCCGCAATGCCCAACTTCTGTTTGGAGCCGAAAATCCTCCCGGGAGCCAATACATTTCAGGATCGCAAGATCAACTGGGCATTTTGGTTCCGGGAATCAGCCGGCTTGATTATGATGGCGAATACTGGCCTGCGAACATTGAAAACACCTTCGACAAAGAAACCTGCGAATGGCTATCGAATGTTTTGCATTTAATTCCGATGTCTCCCCGTCCAAACGGATACGATCCGTTGGTCGATCAAAACCTGAAACCCGAATATGTGAAAGAATTGGGCGATGCCGGCCTGAAATGTTACGAGGCTATTCTCTCAAAAAATGTTAACTTGCTTGGCGAATCGATGACCGAGACTTTTTATGCCTGGAAGAAAATACTTCCGAATACAGTTCCCGAATGGGTTCTGGACGAAATGGAAAGCAAATACATCGGTAAATATCCGGGTGCAATAACTTCAGGTTGTGGTGGCGGATATGCCGTTGTTGCTTCGGAAGAAGCCATCGAAGGCGCATTAAAAATTAAAGTTCGTTTTTAA
- a CDS encoding mannose-1-phosphate guanylyltransferase — MSNKHCLIMAGGSGTRFWPRSRKANPKQFLTIFGNESLIQATISRFANFIPDESIYVVSNKGQKEILEQQTSRLPKENLIYEPVGKNTLPAIGLAALFIAKNDPDGIMIVSPADHLTQNDQLFQETIESAAKIAEEKNGIVTIGITPNAPATGYGYIEIGNEIKIGQTIKSFAVNRFVEKPNLATAQSYVDSGKFFWNAGIFVFKVSVFLEAVQKYAPNLYADLQKIAETIGTANYGQVLDKIYNQVDSISIDYGIMEKADNVFLVQGDFVWNDLGSWEEVYKYDPQKDENQNAHVGEVIFQDTKNSYVYAPGSLVAVVGMDDVIVVKDGDTILVCKRDQAEEIKGVVGEITKRKLDQYL; from the coding sequence ATGAGCAACAAACATTGCCTGATTATGGCCGGTGGATCTGGAACCCGTTTTTGGCCAAGAAGCCGCAAGGCAAATCCCAAACAATTTCTGACGATCTTCGGAAACGAGTCGCTGATTCAGGCGACCATCAGCCGTTTTGCCAATTTCATTCCTGATGAAAGTATATACGTCGTTTCAAACAAAGGGCAAAAAGAGATTCTGGAACAACAAACTTCGAGGCTTCCAAAAGAAAATCTGATTTACGAACCGGTTGGTAAAAATACGCTTCCGGCAATCGGATTGGCAGCGTTGTTTATTGCCAAAAACGATCCTGACGGAATCATGATTGTTTCGCCAGCCGACCACCTGACACAAAACGATCAGCTTTTTCAGGAAACCATTGAATCGGCAGCAAAAATAGCCGAAGAAAAAAATGGGATCGTGACCATCGGAATTACCCCGAACGCACCTGCAACAGGCTATGGTTACATCGAAATTGGCAATGAAATCAAAATTGGCCAGACCATCAAATCGTTTGCAGTCAATCGTTTCGTGGAAAAGCCAAATCTGGCAACTGCTCAGTCTTATGTCGACTCCGGAAAATTCTTCTGGAATGCCGGAATTTTTGTGTTCAAAGTTTCTGTTTTTCTGGAAGCCGTTCAGAAATACGCTCCAAATCTGTATGCCGACCTACAAAAAATCGCGGAAACCATCGGGACAGCAAATTACGGGCAGGTCCTTGACAAAATTTATAATCAAGTCGATTCCATTTCGATTGACTACGGCATCATGGAAAAAGCAGATAACGTTTTCCTGGTGCAGGGCGATTTTGTTTGGAACGATCTGGGGAGCTGGGAAGAAGTTTACAAATACGATCCGCAGAAAGACGAAAATCAGAATGCACACGTTGGCGAGGTCATTTTTCAGGATACCAAAAATTCATACGTGTATGCTCCGGGCAGTTTAGTCGCTGTTGTCGGGATGGACGATGTGATTGTGGTGAAGGACGGCGATACCATTTTGGTTTGCAAACGAGATCAGGCCGAAGAAATCAAAGGCGTCGTCGGAGAAATCACGAAACGAAAACTGGATCAGTACTTGTAA
- a CDS encoding alpha-L-fucosidase — MKTNVFKKIRLTSLLFIVLGISVSAQPKKALPTKFTTTDESFKEYQYPEWFRDAKFGIWAHWGPQAVPRQGDWYARNMYFQSGNPWETRYYDYHVKTYGHPSKFGYKDIIPLWKAERWDPEKLMALYKKVGAKYFVSMGTHHDNFFLWNSKLHKWNSVNMGPKKDVVGLWQKAAKKEGLRFGVSEHLGASYTWFQAARGADKTGPMAGVPYDGNDEQYADLYHKKTAPDDKDWLTKDPENQKDWLAKITELIDMYHPDLLYSDSELPFGEVGRTMLAHYYNQDMAQNGGKLNAVYTAKLRASEGRWVQDVERGALDSISPYPWQTDTSIGDWYYRTGQKYMTGTEVIQMLVDIVSKNGNLLLNVVQTPEGDLEPDVMNILNEIAQWTPVNGEAIYGTRPWKIYGEGPSTSKNQEKGTFGGVKDVRPYDSNDIRFTTKGETLYAFCMSKPSGDIKITSLGKNSKVNGKAVASVKILGSNEKLNWKQEGDALVINKPAQLPEWQVATLKIEFKK; from the coding sequence ATGAAAACTAACGTATTCAAAAAAATCAGGCTAACAAGTTTGCTTTTTATTGTACTCGGAATATCAGTTTCAGCACAACCGAAAAAAGCGCTTCCAACCAAGTTTACAACTACCGATGAATCGTTCAAAGAGTATCAATATCCCGAATGGTTTCGCGATGCCAAATTTGGAATCTGGGCACATTGGGGACCACAGGCAGTTCCACGCCAGGGAGACTGGTATGCCCGGAACATGTATTTTCAATCAGGAAATCCTTGGGAAACAAGATATTACGATTATCATGTAAAAACCTACGGACACCCATCGAAATTCGGTTACAAAGACATTATCCCGCTTTGGAAAGCCGAACGCTGGGATCCTGAAAAACTGATGGCTTTGTATAAAAAAGTAGGCGCCAAATATTTTGTCAGTATGGGAACCCACCACGACAATTTCTTCCTGTGGAACTCGAAACTTCATAAATGGAACTCTGTGAATATGGGACCTAAGAAAGATGTGGTTGGCCTGTGGCAAAAAGCTGCCAAAAAAGAAGGTTTGCGCTTTGGTGTTTCTGAACATCTGGGCGCCAGTTACACTTGGTTTCAGGCAGCCCGTGGTGCTGACAAAACCGGTCCGATGGCCGGTGTGCCTTACGATGGGAACGACGAACAATATGCCGATTTATACCACAAAAAGACTGCCCCGGACGATAAAGACTGGCTAACAAAAGATCCTGAAAACCAGAAAGACTGGTTGGCCAAAATCACCGAACTGATTGACATGTACCATCCTGATTTGCTTTATTCGGACAGCGAATTGCCTTTTGGCGAAGTTGGACGAACCATGCTAGCGCATTACTACAATCAGGATATGGCCCAAAACGGGGGAAAATTGAATGCGGTTTACACAGCAAAATTACGCGCATCGGAAGGCCGTTGGGTTCAGGATGTTGAGCGCGGGGCGCTGGATTCAATCAGCCCTTACCCGTGGCAAACCGACACCTCTATTGGCGACTGGTATTACCGTACTGGACAGAAATACATGACCGGAACGGAAGTCATCCAGATGTTGGTTGATATTGTCAGCAAAAATGGCAATCTGCTCCTCAACGTAGTTCAAACTCCTGAAGGAGACCTTGAACCCGACGTAATGAATATCCTCAACGAAATTGCCCAATGGACACCTGTAAACGGTGAAGCTATTTATGGAACCCGTCCATGGAAGATTTATGGAGAAGGCCCGTCAACCTCAAAAAATCAGGAGAAAGGAACATTTGGAGGAGTGAAAGATGTGCGCCCATACGATTCGAACGACATTCGTTTCACAACTAAAGGAGAAACACTTTACGCTTTCTGCATGAGCAAGCCATCGGGCGACATTAAAATTACTTCGCTTGGGAAAAATTCAAAAGTGAATGGCAAAGCTGTAGCTTCGGTCAAAATATTGGGTAGCAACGAAAAACTAAACTGGAAACAGGAAGGTGATGCGTTAGTCATTAATAAGCCAGCCCAATTACCCGAATGGCAGGTTGCAACGCTTAAGATTGAGTTTAAGAAATAA
- a CDS encoding T9SS type A sorting domain-containing protein has product MRKLLLFTLMLFGLMTSAQTSITNGNCKAQFKYAVNTQIMTLLPATAINFYDRSEGLVKEWYWDFGDGNTSREQNPMFIFNHPQGGTIVKMSPYRTVSLTVLTSDECKSFYSETINIMDGTIYEAPACQARFKYYQTAYDAEGGTASFQLTNLSEGDSLTYSWQFDNGKTSTEREPTVTFDLQQKERKVCLTVSGKNKCMDTFCDAVSIVDPNIPIVEPAKCYTGFGYTANYDIKTLVPALVLDFYSKATPEATEWKWDFGDGETSSEANPTHIFNFPLNIDPLADPNPFRKVCLTVKTSSGCIASYCETINIYMNTTPPVEPSANCHAWFKYYRPTDVISIPEVIPYKLVDASEGKVVSRIWQFEDGTTSTEAEPLVSFNFQKPTQKVCLTIYTADSCSSTWCEVIYVTEPKVDTVYSERPDVNVYAMRYKSSFPPQMSSCAGYAMAQVYLKDSVINASHYVWSNGIEGQEVKGLCPTQSYSVKALTPDGTIVSGTFIFNSDGTVTEVPINWYITGARDNWQVQYDLIDKNYTVEWRLCDGTLVRSDSIPLNSINCGTSQTNLILKDASGNVVYTENISLRSLATYLTTDQVIASTKLFPNPVTDVLNIQYSGSSLKELQIEICDISGRVVLVHNLSGVESGQQISLNVNSLRKGTYLCRMISGKQMIGVAKFSK; this is encoded by the coding sequence ATGAGAAAACTTTTACTTTTTACATTGATGCTATTTGGCTTGATGACAAGCGCACAAACCAGCATCACCAATGGCAATTGCAAGGCACAATTTAAATATGCAGTGAATACCCAGATCATGACGCTTTTGCCAGCAACAGCTATTAATTTTTACGATAGGTCTGAAGGGTTAGTTAAAGAATGGTATTGGGATTTTGGCGATGGAAATACCAGTCGTGAACAAAACCCGATGTTTATTTTTAACCATCCGCAAGGTGGCACAATCGTAAAAATGAGTCCATACCGTACTGTGAGCCTGACAGTTTTGACTTCGGATGAATGTAAAAGCTTCTATTCCGAAACGATTAACATTATGGATGGAACTATTTACGAAGCTCCAGCTTGTCAAGCCAGATTTAAGTATTATCAAACGGCTTATGATGCAGAGGGTGGAACTGCTTCTTTTCAGTTGACAAACCTTTCTGAAGGTGATTCCCTGACATACTCCTGGCAGTTCGACAATGGAAAGACGAGCACAGAAAGAGAGCCAACTGTGACTTTCGATCTCCAGCAAAAAGAGCGAAAAGTTTGCTTAACTGTTTCAGGAAAGAATAAATGCATGGATACATTCTGTGATGCAGTATCTATTGTTGATCCAAATATCCCAATTGTTGAACCAGCCAAATGTTATACTGGGTTTGGTTATACGGCAAATTACGACATTAAAACCCTGGTTCCAGCCTTGGTATTAGATTTCTATTCGAAAGCGACTCCGGAAGCTACTGAATGGAAATGGGATTTTGGCGATGGAGAAACGAGCAGTGAAGCTAATCCAACGCATATCTTTAACTTTCCGCTTAACATCGATCCGCTTGCCGATCCAAATCCGTTCCGGAAAGTTTGCCTCACGGTAAAGACTTCTTCAGGTTGCATCGCTTCCTATTGCGAAACCATCAATATTTACATGAATACCACTCCTCCGGTTGAACCGTCGGCCAACTGTCATGCATGGTTTAAATACTACCGGCCAACTGACGTAATTAGCATTCCTGAAGTCATTCCATATAAATTGGTCGATGCCTCGGAAGGCAAAGTGGTAAGCCGTATCTGGCAATTCGAAGATGGCACGACCAGTACCGAAGCCGAGCCTTTAGTCAGTTTCAATTTTCAGAAACCTACCCAAAAAGTTTGTCTGACCATTTATACTGCCGATAGTTGCTCCAGTACCTGGTGCGAAGTAATTTATGTGACTGAACCAAAAGTTGACACTGTTTATTCAGAAAGACCTGATGTTAATGTGTACGCCATGCGCTATAAATCGAGTTTTCCGCCACAAATGTCGTCGTGTGCCGGGTATGCCATGGCCCAGGTTTACCTGAAAGATTCTGTCATCAATGCCAGCCATTACGTTTGGTCAAACGGCATCGAAGGTCAGGAAGTAAAAGGACTTTGCCCAACTCAAAGCTATTCTGTAAAAGCCTTAACTCCGGATGGAACCATCGTTTCAGGAACATTTATTTTTAACTCGGATGGAACGGTTACCGAAGTACCGATTAACTGGTACATTACTGGTGCCCGCGACAACTGGCAGGTTCAGTACGACCTGATCGATAAGAATTACACGGTTGAATGGCGGCTTTGCGATGGAACCCTTGTCAGAAGCGACAGTATTCCATTGAATTCAATCAACTGCGGAACCAGCCAAACTAACCTGATACTGAAAGATGCTTCAGGAAATGTGGTTTATACCGAGAATATTTCGCTGAGGTCGCTTGCTACTTATCTGACTACTGATCAGGTTATTGCCTCGACTAAACTTTTCCCAAATCCGGTGACTGACGTACTGAATATTCAATATTCAGGAAGCAGTTTGAAAGAATTGCAGATCGAAATTTGCGATATTTCAGGAAGAGTGGTATTAGTGCATAATTTGTCGGGCGTTGAATCTGGACAGCAAATTAGCCTGAATGTGAATTCGCTTCGTAAAGGAACTTATTTGTGCCGAATGATTTCAGGAAAGCAAATGATTGGCGTAGCGAAATTTAGCAAATAA
- a CDS encoding VOC family protein codes for MKQYIAQIALVVADYDEAIEFYIQKLHFRLIEDTVMSETKRWVRIAPPSSSECSLLLAKAVTDEQTIRVGNQTGGRVFLFLNTENFKRDYQNLLDQNVQIVRKPLVEPYGTVAVFADLYGNLWDLIEPSCK; via the coding sequence ATGAAACAGTATATCGCACAGATTGCTTTGGTGGTGGCTGACTATGATGAAGCCATTGAATTTTACATCCAAAAATTGCATTTCAGACTAATTGAAGACACGGTTATGAGCGAAACCAAACGTTGGGTAAGGATTGCACCTCCCAGCTCGTCAGAATGTAGTCTTTTACTCGCGAAAGCTGTCACCGACGAACAAACAATCCGAGTGGGGAACCAAACAGGAGGAAGGGTTTTCCTATTTCTGAATACCGAAAATTTCAAGCGTGATTATCAAAATTTACTGGATCAGAATGTCCAAATTGTACGCAAACCTTTGGTAGAACCTTATGGTACAGTAGCCGTTTTTGCCGACCTGTATGGAAATCTCTGGGATTTGATAGAACCATCCTGTAAATGA